The Qingrenia yutianensis genome includes a region encoding these proteins:
- a CDS encoding peptide-binding protein has protein sequence MGNLGAQKEKRNDTPISAKKDIMGDKTVRVRADLHHIIKIETAKNGGNVKEVMEIRLRSKLKSVLIVQYLKILYNRN, from the coding sequence GTGGGAAATTTAGGCGCACAAAAAGAAAAACGAAATGATACACCAATCAGTGCAAAAAAAGATATAATGGGAGATAAGACGGTTCGTGTTCGTGCTGACTTGCACCATATCATAAAAATCGAAACAGCAAAGAATGGCGGAAACGTAAAAGAAGTTATGGAAATAAGACTTAGAAGCAAACTTAAGAGTGTGTTGATAGTGCAGTATCTTAAAATTTTGTATAATAGGAATTGA